The genome window TGGCTCTCTGGTGTTCTTTCCAGAGGTTGTGGCCTTTGCAGAGGGGCTGGGCGTTGGTGGTGTCGGTGGGGCCGCCGTCGATCCAGGCGAGGATGTGGTCGATCTGGCAGTGGACGGACCGGATGG of Acidimicrobiales bacterium contains these proteins:
- a CDS encoding HNH endonuclease, whose amino-acid sequence is MSPQRAAVPSSCSIRSVHCQIDHILAWIDGGPTDTTNAQPLCKGHNLWKEHQRAKNNDAPGQPRRRRTQP